In a genomic window of Pedobacter sp. KBS0701:
- a CDS encoding chorismate mutase has translation MKLNLNIQPLNTWLNVNNEPLIISGPCSAETEEQLLTTAHLLAATGKVSVLRAGIWKPRTRPGEFEGIGSIGLEWLKRAKAETGLPTAVEVANAKHVEEALAAGVDILWIGARSTVNPFTVQEIADALKGHDVPVLIKNPVNPDLQLWIGAIERINGAGITKIGAIHRGFSSFEKSSFRNEPMWELAIQLKTLCPELPIINDPSHICGNRELIPYISQKALDLDMQGLMIESHVDPSVAWTDAKQQVTPAALAELVDRLTVREPEAPNEAFADKLADLRKSIDKIDDILLQKLGERMAIVEKIGEFKRDNQVTILQVNRWDAIIKKGHAFAKALKLDLNFTEKFLELMHGESIRKQTEIMNAGKAEKGIAAEQHTEVKA, from the coding sequence ATGAAACTTAATTTAAACATTCAGCCTTTAAACACCTGGTTAAACGTAAACAACGAACCATTAATCATTTCTGGTCCTTGTAGTGCAGAAACTGAAGAACAATTATTAACTACAGCACATTTATTGGCTGCTACCGGTAAAGTATCGGTATTGAGAGCTGGTATCTGGAAACCCCGTACCCGCCCGGGAGAATTCGAAGGTATCGGAAGCATTGGTTTAGAGTGGTTAAAACGTGCTAAAGCAGAAACAGGCTTACCAACGGCTGTTGAAGTTGCCAATGCAAAACACGTTGAAGAGGCTTTAGCAGCTGGTGTAGATATCCTTTGGATTGGTGCACGTTCTACGGTAAATCCTTTCACTGTTCAGGAAATTGCTGATGCTTTAAAAGGCCATGATGTTCCGGTGCTAATCAAAAACCCGGTTAACCCAGATTTACAGTTATGGATCGGTGCAATTGAGCGTATCAATGGCGCAGGAATTACTAAAATCGGGGCTATTCACCGCGGTTTCTCATCATTCGAGAAAAGTTCTTTCCGCAATGAACCGATGTGGGAACTTGCAATCCAGTTAAAAACACTTTGTCCTGAATTACCGATCATTAACGATCCAAGTCACATTTGTGGTAACCGTGAACTGATCCCTTACATTTCTCAAAAAGCATTGGATTTAGATATGCAGGGTTTAATGATCGAATCGCACGTAGATCCTTCTGTTGCCTGGACAGATGCTAAACAGCAAGTTACACCAGCTGCTTTAGCTGAATTGGTAGATCGTTTAACGGTACGTGAACCGGAAGCACCAAACGAAGCTTTCGCTGATAAATTGGCTGATCTACGTAAATCAATCGATAAAATTGATGATATCTTATTACAGAAATTAGGTGAACGGATGGCTATTGTAGAGAAAATCGGTGAGTTTAAACGTGATAATCAGGTAACTATTTTACAGGTTAACCGTTGGGATGCCATCATTAAAAAAGGTCACGCTTTTGCAAAAGCTTTAAAATTAGACTTAAACTTTACCGAGAAATTCTTAGAATTAATGCACGGTGAATCAATCCGTAAGCAGACG